A genomic stretch from Bos javanicus breed banteng chromosome 3, ARS-OSU_banteng_1.0, whole genome shotgun sequence includes:
- the CIART gene encoding circadian-associated transcriptional repressor isoform X2 produces MSGSGIKRSRDGELETCINIQGCTTEGDLLFAQKCKELQGFIPPLTDLLKGLKMGRFERGLSTFQQSVAMDRIQRILGVLKKPQMGERYLGTLLQVEGMLKTWFPHIAAQKSSLGSSRNQLTKYFPSHHSYPAASSPAPSMEKMDQTQLGQLVLKPKQPWHLTEWPAMNLTWIHTTPICNPPLSSPGTISFSHGPLGTGTSIGVILFLQHGVQPLTHSAPITPVPSTTASPVIPGNHQKLSAEGSHYYNFPVTLPSNCSCALSPLGLPASTRERTTGHLEQMRGHPAVAPAVHPLDP; encoded by the exons ATGTCAGGATCTGGGATCAAAAGATCAAGAGATGGTGAACTGGAGACCTGTATAAACATCCAGGGTTGTACCACAGAAGGAGACCTGCTCTTTGctcagaag TGTAAAGAGCTCCAAGGATTCATACCCCCTCTCACAGACCTACTGAAGGGGCTGAAGATGGGTCGATTTGAGAGAG GATTGAGCACCTTCCAGCAGAGTGTGGCAATGGACAGGATCCAGCGTATCTTAGGAGTTTTGAAGAAGCCACAGATGGG AGAACGTTATCTAGGAACTCTGTTACAGGTGGAAGGAATGTTAAAGACTTGGTTTCCTCATATAGCTGCTCAGAAATCATCATTGGGTAGTAGCAGGAACCAGCTGACCAAG TATTTTCCAAGCCACCACAGTTATCCAGCTGCTTCCTCTCCTGCACCTTCCATGGAAAAGATGGACCAGACACAGCTAGGACAGCTAGTATTAAAACCAAAGCAGCCTTGGCACCTCACCGAATGGCCAGCTATGAACCTCACTTGGATCCACACTACTCCAATTTGCAATCCCCCTCTCAGTTCCCCAGGTACCATCTCCTTTAGCCATGGTCCTTTAGGCACTGGAACCAGCATTGGTGTCATCCTTTTCCTCCAGCATGGAGTACAGCCCTTGACTCACTCAGCCCCAATCACTCCAGTTCCATCTACGACAGCATCTCCTGTCATCCCTGGTAATCATCAGAAACTATCTGCAGAGGGGTCTCATTATTACAATTTTCCAGTAACTCTGCCATCAAACTGTAGCTGTGCCCTTTCCCCTCTTGGTCTACCTGCCTCGACCAGAGAGAGGACCACAGGACACCTGGAACAGATGAGAGGCCATCCTGCAGTTGCTCCTGCTGTCCATCCTCTCGACCCCTAA
- the CIART gene encoding circadian-associated transcriptional repressor isoform X1, producing MDSPSSVSSYSSYSLSSSFSTSPVNSDFGSPSDSEGEDKWAPGPKPDSVGQKEGSRPSPGPIRCRQRPKVSSNQHVASHSEQRGLASSMSGSGIKRSRDGELETCINIQGCTTEGDLLFAQKCKELQGFIPPLTDLLKGLKMGRFERGLSTFQQSVAMDRIQRILGVLKKPQMGERYLGTLLQVEGMLKTWFPHIAAQKSSLGSSRNQLTKYFPSHHSYPAASSPAPSMEKMDQTQLGQLVLKPKQPWHLTEWPAMNLTWIHTTPICNPPLSSPGTISFSHGPLGTGTSIGVILFLQHGVQPLTHSAPITPVPSTTASPVIPGNHQKLSAEGSHYYNFPVTLPSNCSCALSPLGLPASTRERTTGHLEQMRGHPAVAPAVHPLDP from the exons ATGGATTCTCCATCTAGCGTTTCTTCCTATTCTTCCTACTCTCTTTCGTCCTCTTTTTCCACCTCCCCAGTGAACAGTGACTTTGGCTCCCCCTCCGATAGTGAGGGGGAGGACAAGTGGGCTCCTGGCCCCAAGCCAGACTCTGTTGGGCAGAAGGAAGGTTCTCGGCCCAGCCCTGGTCCTATCCGCTGCAGGCAACGACCCAAGGTTTCCAGTAACCAACATGTAGCATCTCACTCGGAACAGCGGGGCTTGGCTTCTTCTATGTCAGGATCTGGGATCAAAAGATCAAGAGATGGTGAACTGGAGACCTGTATAAACATCCAGGGTTGTACCACAGAAGGAGACCTGCTCTTTGctcagaag TGTAAAGAGCTCCAAGGATTCATACCCCCTCTCACAGACCTACTGAAGGGGCTGAAGATGGGTCGATTTGAGAGAG GATTGAGCACCTTCCAGCAGAGTGTGGCAATGGACAGGATCCAGCGTATCTTAGGAGTTTTGAAGAAGCCACAGATGGG AGAACGTTATCTAGGAACTCTGTTACAGGTGGAAGGAATGTTAAAGACTTGGTTTCCTCATATAGCTGCTCAGAAATCATCATTGGGTAGTAGCAGGAACCAGCTGACCAAG TATTTTCCAAGCCACCACAGTTATCCAGCTGCTTCCTCTCCTGCACCTTCCATGGAAAAGATGGACCAGACACAGCTAGGACAGCTAGTATTAAAACCAAAGCAGCCTTGGCACCTCACCGAATGGCCAGCTATGAACCTCACTTGGATCCACACTACTCCAATTTGCAATCCCCCTCTCAGTTCCCCAGGTACCATCTCCTTTAGCCATGGTCCTTTAGGCACTGGAACCAGCATTGGTGTCATCCTTTTCCTCCAGCATGGAGTACAGCCCTTGACTCACTCAGCCCCAATCACTCCAGTTCCATCTACGACAGCATCTCCTGTCATCCCTGGTAATCATCAGAAACTATCTGCAGAGGGGTCTCATTATTACAATTTTCCAGTAACTCTGCCATCAAACTGTAGCTGTGCCCTTTCCCCTCTTGGTCTACCTGCCTCGACCAGAGAGAGGACCACAGGACACCTGGAACAGATGAGAGGCCATCCTGCAGTTGCTCCTGCTGTCCATCCTCTCGACCCCTAA